A genomic segment from Eisenibacter elegans DSM 3317 encodes:
- a CDS encoding DUF4836 family protein, producing the protein MLWSCGKSVQHERYIPKNASFVLSIDLKQLSSKAPEQWAALFDKPAKELFVALGGKADFLLGAQMQTAGIDTKMPVYFFSAPEEGVQQRKDEYLAMTWIINDEAAFEQYIQQIHNGKTVRSQDGVRYLMLGENTILTWANQFAILCQFANPIEQAKLLRHVLRMRDLPEKESLSAQNVSFQNLRSKPADASVWVHLGRLNRDVNRLTPGTLPLSFDLNECYFSASIKLEASQISAETKLTLSPKMERYSKIFDSQVDPQLVLQLPGAGQSLLLASTSLRLEEIYTTVNDLFGNFINKQLQSSTGLGLKDFFDTFSGNVAISLRDITLTDYTTESLNLVTGEPEIQISSQIDYQYMIGLSVKNKKNLKTLLQMLSEGATPFIRKIESCYMRDMGDGQVLYIIETPQHLLLTFTPTLKDEVLRKLAPGNVAEGFGQQHWLMAQMDLRPEALSRLPSELGEDLPWLRSFQRKEAPFALQNLEYNLQPAKGNIAEGQMRLKLNKEGLSMVDLLRLFLDMIPTSEAS; encoded by the coding sequence ATGTTATGGAGCTGTGGCAAATCTGTACAACACGAACGCTATATTCCCAAAAATGCTTCTTTTGTCTTGAGCATAGACCTCAAGCAGCTCAGCAGCAAAGCGCCCGAACAGTGGGCAGCGCTTTTTGACAAACCCGCCAAAGAGTTGTTTGTGGCCTTGGGAGGCAAGGCAGACTTCTTGCTAGGCGCACAAATGCAGACCGCAGGCATCGATACCAAAATGCCAGTTTATTTCTTCTCGGCTCCCGAAGAAGGCGTACAACAGCGCAAAGACGAATACTTGGCTATGACCTGGATTATCAACGATGAGGCGGCCTTTGAACAATACATCCAACAAATCCACAATGGCAAAACTGTACGCTCACAAGACGGTGTGCGCTACCTCATGCTCGGAGAAAATACCATCTTGACTTGGGCCAATCAGTTTGCGATTCTGTGTCAGTTTGCCAACCCTATTGAGCAGGCCAAGCTCTTGCGCCATGTCTTGCGGATGCGCGATTTGCCCGAAAAAGAATCGCTAAGTGCCCAAAATGTTTCGTTTCAAAACTTGCGCTCCAAGCCTGCTGATGCCTCGGTATGGGTGCATTTGGGCCGCCTCAATAGGGATGTCAACCGCTTGACTCCAGGAACCCTGCCATTGTCGTTTGACCTGAATGAGTGCTATTTCTCGGCCAGTATCAAGCTCGAAGCCTCCCAAATAAGCGCTGAAACTAAGCTGACCCTCAGCCCCAAGATGGAGCGCTATAGCAAGATATTTGACAGTCAAGTAGATCCGCAGCTGGTCTTGCAGCTTCCCGGCGCTGGGCAGTCTTTGCTCTTGGCCAGTACTAGTTTGCGCTTAGAAGAAATCTATACCACGGTCAACGATCTCTTTGGAAACTTTATCAACAAACAGCTGCAATCCTCCACAGGCCTAGGATTGAAGGACTTCTTCGATACCTTTTCGGGCAATGTGGCCATATCGCTGCGTGATATTACACTCACCGACTATACCACCGAAAGCCTTAACCTCGTTACTGGAGAGCCCGAGATTCAAATCAGCTCACAGATTGATTATCAATATATGATAGGGCTGTCTGTAAAGAATAAAAAAAATCTCAAAACCTTGCTCCAAATGCTTAGCGAAGGAGCAACCCCCTTTATCCGCAAGATAGAGAGCTGCTACATGCGTGATATGGGTGATGGGCAAGTGCTTTATATCATCGAAACACCCCAACACCTTTTGTTGACATTTACGCCCACACTCAAAGATGAAGTCCTGCGGAAGTTGGCTCCCGGCAATGTAGCCGAGGGCTTTGGCCAACAACATTGGCTAATGGCGCAAATGGACTTACGCCCCGAAGCCCTAAGTCGGCTGCCGAGTGAGTTGGGAGAAGATCTGCCTTGGTTGCGTAGTTTCCAACGCAAAGAAGCTCCCTTTGCCTTGCAAAACCTAGAATATAACCTACAACCTGCTAAAGGCAACATAGCCGAAGGGCAGATGCGCTTAAAACTCAATAAAGAAGGACTGAGTATGGTAGACTTGCTGCGCCTCTTTTTAGACATGATACCGACTTCGGAAGCCTCCTAA